A genome region from Alicyclobacillus acidocaldarius subsp. acidocaldarius DSM 446 includes the following:
- a CDS encoding Sec-independent protein translocase subunit TatA/TatB, with protein MFSNIGWSGVLLIAVAALFVFGPKKLPELGRSVGHFLREFRTALGDREAEASAPAKATASEEPTRDSSGAASEGTVPTPEATAERATRP; from the coding sequence TTGTTCAGCAACATCGGCTGGTCAGGGGTATTGCTCATCGCCGTCGCCGCCCTGTTTGTATTCGGGCCCAAGAAGCTTCCCGAACTCGGCCGCTCCGTCGGCCACTTCTTGCGCGAATTCCGCACAGCGCTCGGCGACCGTGAGGCCGAAGCCTCCGCACCCGCGAAGGCGACGGCGTCGGAGGAACCAACGCGGGACTCGAGCGGCGCGGCGTCCGAGGGGACCGTGCCCACGCCCGAGGCGACGGCGGAGCGTGCCACTCGCCCATGA